The proteins below are encoded in one region of Nitrospirota bacterium:
- the gspE gene encoding type II secretion system ATPase GspE, with protein sequence MTEKSLKTKLPIGEILLKDKLINEEKLEIALKEQSVMPPPPKRIGEILRILGFASEQDVLGALGYQLGVKYLPFSEFPKTIPDDFYPTAKFMKQYKLVPVGSDENVLKIAMVDPLDEYAIKALRVFTDKSLEIYLSGEKDVMEAIEQYFGGDVQMTTIMAGMREEDEAETVIDMHEDVHHLRDMAFEAPIVKLVNMLITRAVEGRASDIHIEPFESNVKVRYRIDGALNEIEALPKRIQAAVISRVKIMSRLNIAERRLPQDGRIKLRVSGRDIDIRVSTIPTIFGESIVMRILDKGSALVVLEHLGFPEDALNKYKALITIPYGMILVTGPTGSGKTTTLYAALSQINSPDKKIITIEDPIEYQIEGINQIQVKPKIGLTFANGLRHIVRQDPDVIMVGEIRDVETAEIAIHSALTGHLVFSTLHTNDAPGAVTRLVDMGIEGFLVASSLAGIVAQRLVRIICPHCKEPFVPKTEMLEKIQAETSGITAYHGAGCEECRHTGYKGRTGIFELMIMTEDLRRMVLAKASSDVIREKAMEQGMQVLRESGWQKAKDGITTIEEVLRATQEEI encoded by the coding sequence ATGACAGAAAAATCTTTGAAAACAAAGCTCCCTATAGGTGAGATTCTCCTCAAAGACAAACTGATAAACGAAGAAAAGCTTGAGATAGCCCTTAAGGAGCAGTCTGTCATGCCTCCGCCTCCTAAACGCATAGGAGAAATTCTCAGGATTCTCGGTTTTGCGTCAGAGCAGGATGTCCTTGGCGCGCTGGGTTATCAGCTTGGAGTAAAATATCTTCCGTTTTCCGAATTCCCAAAGACAATCCCTGACGATTTTTATCCAACCGCCAAATTCATGAAACAATACAAGCTGGTCCCTGTCGGCAGTGATGAAAATGTACTGAAGATTGCAATGGTGGACCCCCTGGATGAATATGCTATTAAGGCACTGCGTGTGTTTACGGATAAATCTCTGGAGATATATCTCAGCGGTGAAAAGGATGTAATGGAGGCAATTGAGCAGTATTTCGGAGGCGATGTCCAGATGACAACAATAATGGCAGGCATGAGAGAGGAAGACGAGGCTGAAACTGTCATTGACATGCATGAAGACGTCCATCACCTTAGGGATATGGCATTTGAAGCTCCGATCGTCAAGCTCGTAAATATGCTCATTACGCGCGCGGTTGAAGGCAGGGCCAGCGACATCCACATAGAGCCTTTTGAAAGCAATGTCAAGGTGAGATACAGGATTGACGGCGCATTGAATGAGATAGAAGCCCTTCCAAAAAGGATTCAGGCGGCTGTCATTTCCAGAGTAAAGATAATGTCCCGGCTGAACATTGCCGAACGGAGGCTCCCGCAGGACGGAAGAATAAAGCTGAGGGTTTCAGGCCGAGACATTGACATCAGGGTTTCAACCATCCCGACCATATTTGGAGAGAGCATTGTCATGAGGATACTGGATAAAGGCAGCGCCCTTGTGGTCCTTGAACACCTCGGTTTTCCAGAAGATGCACTTAATAAATACAAGGCGTTAATCACAATCCCGTACGGGATGATTCTCGTGACAGGCCCCACAGGAAGCGGAAAGACAACAACACTTTATGCGGCGCTCAGCCAGATAAATTCCCCTGACAAAAAAATCATCACAATTGAAGACCCGATTGAATATCAGATTGAAGGCATAAACCAGATACAGGTAAAACCCAAGATAGGGCTCACATTTGCCAACGGACTGAGGCATATCGTGCGTCAGGACCCTGATGTAATCATGGTTGGTGAAATCAGGGATGTTGAAACGGCTGAAATCGCAATTCACTCGGCGCTCACCGGGCATCTTGTCTTCAGCACGCTCCATACAAACGATGCGCCCGGGGCTGTGACAAGGCTCGTGGATATGGGCATTGAGGGCTTTCTTGTCGCATCCTCACTTGCCGGCATTGTGGCGCAAAGACTTGTAAGGATAATCTGTCCTCACTGCAAAGAACCCTTTGTGCCTAAAACCGAGATGCTTGAAAAAATTCAGGCTGAGACCTCAGGCATTACTGCTTATCACGGCGCCGGCTGTGAAGAATGCAGGCATACGGGATATAAAGGCAGGACCGGAATCTTTGAGCTGATGATTATGACCGAAGACTTAAGGCGGATGGTGCTGGCTAAGGCAAGCTCCGACGTCATCAGGGAAAAGGCGATGGAGCAGGGGATGCAGGTCTTAAGGGAATCCGGCTGGCAAAAGGCAAAAGATGGGATAACCACCATTGAGGAAGTCCTGCGGGCCACGCAGGAGGAAATTTAA
- a CDS encoding type II secretion system F family protein, whose protein sequence is MDTYSYEATTKEGTVITGTLEAENERRAVDRIQDLGYFPLRISKAEERRGFGISALPLPGFRSKIKESDIMTFTYQIGVLIDAGFPLERALSILSELSEKKALKDLLKDILSHVRGGKSFSEALSKFPAEFPAFYVNMIKAGEAGGFLEDTISRMVVYLENSQRLKEDVRSALIYPAILCTVGGAAVIVLLTFVVPRFSQIFSDAGTALPLPTVILLSISSMLRRYWWIIGILLYGLFILLRRHMKSEAGRRLWDEAKFRLPLFGKLFRESVVSRFARTLGTLLANGVPILNALQIVKGTMGSEKMAEVVSSVREGVRKGKGIAEPLKASNVFPPLAIHMVIVGEETGKLDEMLLKIADRFDLQVRTTVKRMLSLLEPALILLMGAVVGFIVIAMLMAIFSINELPF, encoded by the coding sequence GTGGATACTTATTCCTACGAGGCAACAACAAAAGAAGGCACTGTAATAACAGGCACTCTGGAGGCGGAAAACGAGCGCAGGGCTGTGGACCGCATTCAGGACCTGGGCTATTTCCCCTTAAGGATCAGCAAGGCTGAAGAACGCAGGGGTTTTGGCATAAGCGCCCTGCCCTTGCCGGGTTTCCGCAGTAAAATAAAAGAATCCGACATAATGACTTTTACTTATCAGATCGGCGTACTTATTGATGCAGGCTTTCCGCTGGAGAGGGCATTATCAATACTTTCGGAACTAAGCGAGAAGAAAGCGCTTAAGGATCTCCTCAAAGATATCTTATCGCATGTGCGGGGCGGAAAATCATTTTCAGAAGCGCTGTCAAAATTCCCGGCAGAGTTCCCGGCCTTTTACGTAAACATGATAAAGGCCGGCGAGGCCGGCGGATTTCTTGAAGATACAATCTCAAGAATGGTCGTGTATCTTGAAAATTCCCAGAGGTTAAAAGAAGACGTCCGTTCAGCGCTTATTTATCCGGCGATTCTCTGCACAGTGGGAGGCGCTGCCGTGATAGTCCTTCTTACATTTGTCGTGCCGAGGTTTTCGCAAATATTTTCGGATGCAGGCACAGCGCTCCCCCTGCCCACTGTAATCCTTCTTTCAATCAGCTCTATGCTCAGGCGTTACTGGTGGATTATTGGAATCCTGCTGTACGGGTTATTTATCCTCCTGCGCCGCCATATGAAAAGCGAAGCCGGAAGGCGCTTATGGGATGAGGCAAAATTCAGGCTTCCTTTATTCGGCAAACTTTTTAGAGAAAGCGTCGTCTCCCGTTTTGCAAGGACGCTGGGCACTCTGCTGGCAAACGGCGTTCCGATACTTAATGCGCTTCAAATAGTAAAAGGAACCATGGGAAGCGAAAAAATGGCAGAGGTGGTATCCTCGGTCAGGGAAGGCGTCAGAAAAGGAAAGGGAATCGCAGAGCCGCTTAAAGCCAGCAATGTCTTTCCCCCCCTGGCCATTCACATGGTTATTGTCGGAGAGGAAACAGGAAAGCTTGACGAAATGCTCCTTAAGATAGCCGACCGATTTGACCTGCAGGTAAGAACTACCGTAAAAAGGATGCTCTCCCTGCTTGAGCCGGCGTTAATACTTTTGATGGGCGCTGTGGTGGGATTTATCGTCATAGCAATGCTTATGGCAATATTCAGCATAAATGAATTGCCGTTTTAG